One Nyctibius grandis isolate bNycGra1 chromosome 17, bNycGra1.pri, whole genome shotgun sequence genomic window carries:
- the ADAR gene encoding LOW QUALITY PROTEIN: double-stranded RNA-specific adenosine deaminase (The sequence of the model RefSeq protein was modified relative to this genomic sequence to represent the inferred CDS: deleted 1 base in 1 codon), with translation MSRGAGRGRGSYLTRSRRNYPSSNPGFFNRPHTPRETNQETFLHQQFLTGRDTEVCLLQGQGSHNEARVGGVRAAAPAPAERWQPSCGRAGWHRLSRERPWGETLPRYCPPQYRRREDSERDSDTVRLNFQRLSLAGQDGEEEILTIFRQLGEGKTCTVHDLAHKLKTRKKEVNRVLYKLFQEGKLHKGGETPPLWRLASRSAGRDRSPADPSGGHTDPGCESRAGERSAAGSGDTDPAMAETKDKICNYLFGVEETTALNLAKNIGFSKAKDVNAFLSALEKLGDVHRQNTSPPRWSLTDRKRERMQMRLKASAVTQVVDPTPESGCPSSSASLCPQEVTVASPAVTTSEEESLENGQQPLGQADQSDGSDGEAAVPEDTKPEFSSLSHYDNSENGKWATDDIPDNLNTINKQPNESESVMNSQSSPGYAAQFETAFPCTPVEKLMACQEKNPVSGLTEYSQYTDQHCEFTMLEQSGPSHEPRFKFQAVINGRRFPPAEAGSKKLAKQEAAANAMKVLMSEAENGRPGGIKCEEPFPSNNSEPELPLNPEPEPSSAPTHLSLLPGKHPISVLMEYGQKSGNTIEFQLLSQEGPPHDPRFSYCVKMGDQIFPAVVGNSKKGAKQMAAEVALKILSGESVPQVLPEQPVLKPHPDQSMHSGGPWIAAPDEAKVAKAKGVGELIKYLNVNPISGLLEYARSNGFAAEFKLIDQSGPPHDPKFVYQAKVGGRWFPAVTAHSKKQGKQEAADAALRVLIGETEKTERLEGMNITELPVSGSTLHDQMAMLSHQRFNTLTARIQHSLLGRKILAAIIMRKGNKGLGEVVSIGTGNRCVKGEELSLKGETVNDCHAEIISRRGFVRFLYSELMTYDPSNPSSAGESIFEPAGGKRLKIKSGVTFHLYISTAPCGDGALFDKSCSDQASVVGQAQHQPLFENPKQGKLRTKVENGEGTIPVESSDIVPTWDGIQHGERLRTMSCSDKILRWNVLGLQGALLSHFIEPVYLSSITLGYLYSQGHLTRAICCRLARDGNVLQEKLHAPYHINHPEVGRVSVYDSARQTGKTKESSVNWCLADESEVEVLDGTKGKVDGPKLDVSRVSKRKMFTLFQQLCAKTDRKDLQNLSVYSEAKEAATAYQEAKQRFFGALEETGYGSWIRKPQEEENFSFPDA, from the exons ATGAGCAGAGGCGCTGGGCGAGGCAGAGGCTCGTATCTTACCCGCTCAAGACGTAACTACCCCAGCAGTAatccaggtttttttaatcGCCCTCATACCCCACGAGAAACTAATCAGGAAACCTTTTTACACCAGCAGTTCCTAACAGGGCGGGACACTGAAGTCTGTTTGCTTCAGGGACAGGGGTCGCACAACGAAGCCCGCGTCGGAGGCGTGCGAGCCGCGGCACCGGCCCCCGCGGAGAGGTGGCAGCCCAGCTGCGGCAGAGCAGGGTGGCACAGGCTCTCCAGAGAGCGTCCGTGGGGAGAAACGCTGCCACGTTATTGCCCTCCTCAGTACCGTCGTCGGGAGGACTCGGAGAGAGATTCTGACACCGTCAGGCTGAATTTCCAGAGACTGTCTCTTGCTGGGCAAGACGGCGAAGAAGAAATTCTGACTATTTTCAGGCAGCTTGGAGAGGGGAAGACTTGTACAGTTCATGATCTTGCACATAAACTTAAAACTCGAAAGAAAGAGGTCAATCGTGTTTTGTATAAACTCTTCCAAGAAGGCAAGCTGCACAAAGGTGGGGAGACGCCACCGCTGTGGAGACTCGCCAGCCGGAGCGCAGGGAGGGACAGAAGCCCCGCTGACCCGAGCGGTGGCCACACGGATCCAGGTtgtgagagcagagcaggagagaggagcgCGGCTGGCTCGGGAGACACCGATCCCGCGATGGCTGAGACGAAGGACAAAATCTGCAACTACTTGTTCGGCGTGGAGGAAACGACGGCGCTGAACCTCGCCAAAAACATTGGGTTTTCGAAGGCCAAGGACGTTAACGCCTTCCTGAGCGCTCTGGAGAAGCTGGGCGATGTCCACAGGCAGAACACGAGCCCCCCGCGGTGGTCCCTGACCGACAGGAAACGCGAGCGGATGCAGATGAGGCTGAAGGCCAGCGCGGTGACGCAGGTGGTGGATCCCACACCCGAGTCAGGTTGTCCATCTTCCTCTGCTTCACTGTGTCCCCAAGAGGTGACCGTAGCTTCACCAGCCGTGACGACATCGGAAGAAGAAAGTCTAGAAAATGGACAGCAGCCTTTGGGGCAAGCGGATCAGAGCGATGGCAGTGACGGGGAAGCAGCCGTGCCCGAGGACACTAAACCTGAATTCTCCAGTTTGAGCCATTATGATAACTCCGAAAACGGCAAGTGGGCCACGGATGACATCCCAGATAACCTGAACACTATCAACAAGCAGCCCAACGAGTCAGAATCCGTCATGAATTCCCAGTCCTCCCCCGGTTACGCCGCCCAGTTTGAAACTGCTTTCCCGTGTACGCCAGTAGAGAAACTGATGGCTTGTCAGGAGAAGAACCCAGTGAGTGGCCTTACTGAGTATTCCCAGTACACGGACCAGCACTGTGAGTtcaccatgctggagcagagcgGACCCTCTCACGAGCCACG aTTTAAGTTCCAAGCGGTGATCAACGGGCGCCGATTCCCACCAGCAGAAGCGGGGAGC AAAAAACTCGCGAAGCAGGAGGCGGCGGCTAACGCCATGAAGGTCCTGATGAGCGAGGCGGAGAATGGAAGACCTGGTGGGATTAAATGTGAAGAGCCATTTCCCTCCAACAACTCTGAGCCCGAGTTG CCTTTGAATCCAGAGCCAGAGCCGTCGTCTGCGCCAACTCATCTCAGCCTCCTTCCTGGGAAGCACCCGATCAGCGTATTAATGGAGTACGGGCAAAAATCAGGGAACACGATTGAATTCCAGCTCCTCTCTCAGGAAGGGCCACCTCATGATCCCAG GTTCAGCTACTGTGTGAAAATGGGTGACCAAATTTTCCCTGCTGTGGTAGGAAACAGCAAGAAGGGAGCAAAGCAAATGGCAGCAGAAGTTGCTCTGAAGATTCTTTCCGGAGAGTCTGTACCCCAAGTCTTGCCTGAACAG CCTGTCCTGAAGCCCCACCCTGACCAGTCCATGCACAGCGGTGGACCGTGGATCGCTGCTCCAGATGAAGCCAAGGTGGCCAAGGCAAAGGGTGTTGGGGAGCTCATCAAATACCTGAATGTCAATCCCATCAGTGGCCTGCTGGAATACGCCCGCTCCAATGGCTTTGCCGCAGAGTTCAAACTCATTGACCAGTCAGGACCTCCCCATGACCCCAA GTTTGTCTATCAGGCAAAGGTTGGAGGCCGTTGGTTCCCGGCCGTGACGGCGCACAGTAAGAAGCAGGGcaagcaggaggcagctgaCGCAGCGCTCCGAGTCCTGATCGGGGAGACGGAGAAGACTGAGCGCCTGGAAGGGATGAACATCACCGAG CTCCCCGTGAGCGGCAGCACCCTCCACGATCAGATGGCCATGCTGAGCCACCAGCGCTTCAACACCCTCACCGCTCGCATCCAGCACAGTCTGCTCGGGCGCAAGATCCTGGCTGCCATCATCatgaggaaaggaaacaaaggcCTGGGAGAGGTGGTCAGCATCGGAACGG GTAATCGTTGTGTGAAAGGAGAAGAGCTGAGCTTGAAGGGGGAGACAGTGAACGACTGTCACGCAGAAATCATTTCTCGAAGGGGTTTTGTAAG GTTTCTCTACAGCGAGCTGATGACGTACGACCCGTCTAACCCTTCCTCTGCAGGGGAGAGCATTTTTGAGCCAGCGGGAGGGAAGAGACTCAAAATCAAGAGCGGCGTTACCTTTCACCTCTACATCAG cacGGCACCTTGCGGAGACGGAGCGCTCTTCGATAAATCCTGCAGCGATCAGGCGAGCGTGGTGGGGCAGGCCCAGCATCAACCTCTCTTTGAGAACCCCAAGCAAGGCAAGCTGCGGACCAAGGTGGAGAACG GGGAAGGTACGATTCCCGTGGAGTCGAGTGACATCGTGCCCACGTGGGATGGGATCCAGCACGGGGAGCGGCTGCGCACCATGTCCTGCAGCGACAAAATCTTACGCTGGAATGTCCTTGGCCTGCAAGGAGCGCTGCTGTCCCACTTCATCGAACCGGTTTATCTCAGCTCCATTACACTCG GTTACTTGTACAGTCAGGGTCATCTAACACGTGCGATCTGCTGCCGCTTGGCCAGAGATGGGAACGTGCTGCAGGAAAAGCTCCACGCTCCGTATCACATCAACCACCCGGAG GTTGGGCGAGTCAGCGTGTACGACTCGGCGAGGCAGACGGGCAAGACGAAGGAGTCTTCGGTGAATTGGTGTCTTGCTGATGAAAGCGAAGTTGAAGTCTTGGATGGCACAAAAGGGAAAGTAGACGG ACCAAAGCTGGACGTGTCTCGTGTGTCCAAGAGGAAAATGTTCACCCTCTTCCAGCAGTTATGTGCCAAGACCGACCGCAAAGACCTGCAGAACCTCTCGGTGTACTCGGAGGCGAAGGAAGCGGCCACGGCGTACCAAGAAGCCAAGCAGCGCTTCTTCGGCGCGCTGGAGGAGACGGGCTACGGCAGCTGGATCCGCAAACCCCAAGAGGAGGAGAACTTCTCGTTCCCTGATGCATAA